The genomic window CGTCCCCCACTTCGAGAAGATGCTGTACGACAACGCGGGCCTCCTCAGCAACTACGTCCATGCGTGGCAGCTCACGGGGGCGCCGCTGTTCCGTGAGACCGCGGAGGGCATCCTCGCCTGGGTCGACGAGGTCCTCTCGGACCGCGCGAAGGGCGGGTACTACACGAGCCAGGACGCCGACGTCGGCCTCGAGGACGACGGCGACTACTTCACGTGGACCTTGGACGAAGCCCAGCACGCCCTACCCGCGGAGGAGGCGCGGGTCCTAGCCCTCCGCTACGACATCGGGGAGAAGGGCGAGATGCACCACGACCCGAAGCGGAACGTCCTCTACTTGGCCGCGACGCCCGAAGAGATCGCACAAGAACTGTCGATGCCTCCGGATCGGGTGAACGCCCTTCTCGCCAGCGGGAAGGCGCGCCTGAAGGCCGCGCGGGACCGGCGAACCCCGCCCGCCGTCGATCGGACGATCTACGCGTCCTGGAACGGCATGATGGTCTCGGCGGCCCTCGAGGCGGCGATGGCTTTCGGCCGCGATGACGTGACGGCCTTCGCCCTCAAGACCCTGAAGCGACTTTGGAAGACGCTTTGGACGCCGGACCAAGGGATGTGGCATGCACTGGGGGACGAGAAACGCAAGGTTCACGGGCTGATCGAAGACCACGTCTTCATGGTCGAGGCCTGCCTCGCGGCGCACACCGCGACCGGCGACGTCGCGTGGCAGCGCCGGGCCGAGGAGGCCATGGCGTACGCGCTCACGCATTTCTGGGACTCGAAGAACCCCGGCTTCACGGACCTGGCCGAAGACGTCCGCGAGACCGCGGAACTCAGTCTGCGTGAAATCCGCCGTCGCCCCCTGGACGATTCCCCGTACGCCGGGGCGAACGCCGTGGCCGCACTTTGCCTGCAGCGCCTCTACGCGCTGACGGGGAACGATGACTACCGACTCCACCACGACGAAATCGTGACCGGCTTCGCAGGAGAGGCAGCCCGGTACGGCCCCATCTTCTGCGGCACGTACTTCCTGGCCGCCGAGCTCTGGCTGCATCCGAGGGCGGAGATTGTCCTCCTGGGGCCACGGGACGAGCCGCGGGCGCAGCGGCTTGCGGCGGTGGCGCGCGAGACCTACGCGCCCGGGAAGACCATCCTGGTTGCCGACGACAAGGAATCGTACGTCCCCGATGCGGT from Thermoplasmata archaeon includes these protein-coding regions:
- a CDS encoding AGE family epimerase/isomerase; this translates as VPHFEKMLYDNAGLLSNYVHAWQLTGAPLFRETAEGILAWVDEVLSDRAKGGYYTSQDADVGLEDDGDYFTWTLDEAQHALPAEEARVLALRYDIGEKGEMHHDPKRNVLYLAATPEEIAQELSMPPDRVNALLASGKARLKAARDRRTPPAVDRTIYASWNGMMVSAALEAAMAFGRDDVTAFALKTLKRLWKTLWTPDQGMWHALGDEKRKVHGLIEDHVFMVEACLAAHTATGDVAWQRRAEEAMAYALTHFWDSKNPGFTDLAEDVRETAELSLREIRRRPLDDSPYAGANAVAALCLQRLYALTGNDDYRLHHDEIVTGFAGEAARYGPIFCGTYFLAAELWLHPRAEIVLLGPRDEPRAQRLAAVARETYAPGKTILVADDKESYVPDAVEHMRKTAEARAGPVAFVCQGTTCSPPTADPDRLRALLRGIP